The following coding sequences are from one Neurospora crassa OR74A linkage group I, whole genome shotgun sequence window:
- a CDS encoding ankyrin repeat domain-containing protein, whose product MAEDKFAIHAAARDGKASIVESLLNANPKLAQRKDDDGRLPIHWACSYNRKEVVELLVNQKGFDPDVEDDMGWTPFMISASVKDSDAIIDLLLSRGADINQTNHQSQTALHFIASKNNIDLARKLLSPDMKPKPASVRVKDKRGQYPLHRAAAIGSVPMINLLLQHKSPINASDNAGYTPLHHAVAEGHGHAAVALLKAGAETDKKDMDGYLALDLAPDKDVRRFIEKEAEKEGIEL is encoded by the exons ATGGCAGAAGACAAGTTTGCAATTCACGCTGCCGCTAGGGATGGTAAAG CGTCCATCGTCGAGTCTCTCCTCAAT GCCAACCCCAAGCTCGCTCAACGCAAGGACGACGATGGCCGTCTCCCCATCCACTGGGCCTGTTCCTACAACCGCAAGGAAGTCGTTGAGCTACTCGTGAACCAAAAGGGTTTTGATCCCGATGTTGAG GACGACATGGGCTGGACCCCCTTCATGATCTCCGCCTCGGTCAAAGACTCCGACGCCATAAtcgacctcctcctttcccgCGGCGCCGACATCAACCAAACCAACCACCAATCGCAAACCGCCCTACACTTCATTGCTTCCAAAAACAACATTGACCTCGCGCGTAAGCTTTTGTCTCCAGACATGAAACCCAAGCCTGCCTCGGTCCGGGTCAAGGACAAACGGGGGCAATACCCCTTGCACCGCGCCGCGGCTATTGGGTCCGTGCCGATGATCAATCTTTTGTTGCAGCACAAGTCGCCGATTAATGCCAGCGACAACGCGGGGTATACGCCGCTGCATCATGCGGTGGCCGAGGGACATGGGCATGCGGCTGTTGCGTTGTTGAAGGCCGGGGCGGAGACGGACAAGAAAGATATGGATGGATATTTGGCATTGGACTTGGCGCCGGATAAGGATGTGAGGAGGTTTATTGAGAaagaggccgagaaggaggggatTGAGCTTTAG